AAATTCTTTTGTGCGGAAGATTGGTGATGGAACTACAACTTCGTTTTGGATTGATCTTTGGCTCGGGAATGATATACTTAAAAACGGGTTTAATCTGCTCGCGCATCTTGATTCTGATCCAGGGGTGACAGTCGGTTCGAGGATACATCATAATTGGTCAGAATGGGTTGGTAATTCCGACTGGGTTCGAAATCCATCGGGTCGGGCTGTCGGAGAGCTGCAGGAATTAAATGAGTTGCTGATGCGTAGCAATACGACTCTAGATCTGCAAAAACGAGACTCGTGGGGGTGGTCTTTGAGTAACAATGACTTTTTCAAAACAAAGATTCTTTCGGACCTAATCGACTCTAAGGTTCTTCATTCAAACTCGTCTACTTTATGTATTTCTCGTAATAACTTAGTAGCTAAAAAAGTTGAGGTGTTTGTTTGGAGAGCTAAAAAAGGTAGATTATCGGTCTTGTTGGAATTGGATAAAAGGGGTGTTGACTTACACTCAGTTCGTTGTCAATCATGTGGCAACGATCTTGAATGTATTAGACACGCCCTTTTGTCTTGTGAAAAAGTATGGGAAGTTTGGAAAAGATTATTTGATTGGTGGGGTGTAACTCTCCCTTCGAATGTAAATCTAAATGAGCTACTTGAAGGTAATTTGGGGCAATTCGGGTCGGACTTGGGGAAAAATTTGTGGCAAGGGATGATATGGGTAAGTGTGTACTTTATTTGGAAAAACCGGAATgagaagatcttcaagaacaaaagtTGGAATATCCCGGTTGCGGTAAGTGAAATACAAAGTAAGATCTTCGAGTGGATATCAAAAAGATGCAAGACAAAGTCGATTGATTGGCATAGTTGGATTTATAATCCTATTTCTATATCTTGAGTTGCTTGTAGCTTGTCGAGTATCTTGAGTTTCCTTAGTCGTGATTATTTGTACATATGATGTCTAGTGTTGCCTTCTTGGCACCCTTTATGTGTTTGTATTGAGGACTTGGTAGTTGCTTCTTTGTACTACCATTGTGATAATATATACAAGTTATTGttgcctttctaaaaaaaaaaaaaagtaatcaaAATCTTAAGAAAAATAAAACAAAGTATAATTTTTAAGCTAAAAGTAAAATGCAAATGGTTGGCAGATTattcatttattttatttaattttttggaAAAACAAACTATATAAAATAAAAGAACCTTCTATCACACAATGAAAGAAATCCACAAACATGCAAGGCACGGATGAAATTGAACAGCAACAAAAGCACAACTCAAcgacaaaataaataaaacaagagaCAAGACGAAAGAAACGAACTATCAACCGTCTAATAGAACAAAATAAAAACAAAAGATAGCAAATCTACCTGAAGTATCGACCCCTCCAAACGTATTATTAACTCAGCACACCTTCATTAACATTAATTCGTGTTGACTGCCTTCATTCACATTAAAATGAATGCATTTTATTGAATTTCAAAACATGAAACATATAAAAGGAGCTACTCTTATAATGTACCATCAGTCTGCTGTATGGGCCATTAATGAAGCCCAATTCTTTTCTTCCATAAATTTAACACCAGCCCAAAACAGTCCGTCTTGGGTTTATGCGAGTTCCCAACCCAAACCATAAATCTCCGCAAACaagcaacacaacaacaacaacaacaacaacaacaacaacaacaacaacaaaaacaacaacaacaacaacaacaaaaccctaggtgagatgtagacaattcttcccctattcgagaataaagacaagtcatttctccacccaaagtGAAAACACTCTctaaagtagagaaagtcatctctctctctattcgacggataaagaaatTGCTTTCGAGTGGAggtccaataagtaggaaaaaagtttttaaaaaataaaattaatttaaaaataaaattgacgccatgaaaatagtaaaatcaaattttcatagattttaaatcctgcctgaaatttaatttaggctctaagagtcagtcaagtcgtcaataaatcgacgtttgttgtcgactcaataactacAACCTACTCCGCAAACAAGAAACATCGTTATTAAAAACAAGTTTAAATTGACATAATGGTTTTCTTTCTCTATGCCAAAAGAACTGTTTACCTTACTATTTTGATTTATCCCCaaaaaattttatttactttaaataacaataaaaccaCTTATTAATTTCCAATTAAACCATTTTTATAATTGGAAATATAACATTCAATATAGAAATAAATTCACTAATTACTCTTTACAATTAATTCTTCTACTTAAAAATACTCGTTCAATTAAGATATAATAGATAACTCATAAATATATCTAAAATTTAACAAAAAGTTAATTATACAATAATTTCTCTCGATATACAGTTGATATTTACAACATTACCCTATAAGATATCATTTTTTAagttatttttacttgtttaaacaCATCATCATTATACAATTGACTATTATTTTTGCTCACACATCTATAGAAGAATTGGAGTGCATTCGTCGAATTCTTGATAGATTTTTCCAAGTTTTCTGGCTTAATATGAATGAGACTAAAACGGTGATCTATGGTGTTAATGTGGCTAAGTCGGATCTTGCAAGCTTTGCTTCAATATTTGGATGTAaccagtggcggatccaggatttTAAGTCACCGGGGGCACAAAAAAGTCAACAAAAGCttaattcccccccccccccccccccccaaccaaATGTAATAAAAAACGGCACGAAATATACTAAAAACTAGATTTTTCCTCTACGTAAAGGCATATTATTAAAACGCTCCATTACATCTTCATCTTTAACTTCGACTAGAGCTTCTCTTTCGACCGCACAAATTACACAAGCATTGAGAAACTCCTCTCCAATACGGTTGCATAGGTTCGACTTTATAATTTTCATTGATGAAAAACATCGCTCAACTGTTGCGGTCGCAACGGGTAACACCAATGCTAGCTTTAATAATCGGTAAAGCAACGGATAAGTTTTATTCTTCCTTGTTTCCACCATCACTCTAGCAAGGTCGGCAATACCATTCAAGTCCATaaattttggatcatttaggacaCTTTGATGGTATATTTCAAGTTCATTCTCAAATTCAATCATATCCGTACTATTAAAATCTTTTGGATAAAACTCAC
The window above is part of the Rutidosis leptorrhynchoides isolate AG116_Rl617_1_P2 chromosome 1, CSIRO_AGI_Rlap_v1, whole genome shotgun sequence genome. Proteins encoded here:
- the LOC139869057 gene encoding uncharacterized protein, which encodes MDQLGQMEHTEITLDQMGQKLPKSVWSNIVKAGKCIDELAITFRNSFVRKIGDGTTTSFWIDLWLGNDILKNGFNLLAHLDSDPGVTVGSRIHHNWSEWVGNSDWVRNPSGRAVGELQELNELLMRSNTTLDLQKRDSWGWSLSNNDFFKTKILSDLIDSKVLHSNSSTLCISRNNLVAKKVEVFVWRAKKGRLSVLLELDKRGVDLHSVRCQSCGNDLECIRHALLSCEKVWEVWKRLFDWWGVTLPSNVNLNELLEGNLGQFGSDLGKNLWQGMIWVSVYFIWKNRNEKIFKNKSWNIPVALVEYLEFP
- the LOC139869127 gene encoding uncharacterized protein, with the protein product MIEFENELEIYHQSVLNDPKFMDLNGIADLARVMVETRKNKTYPLLYRLLKLALVLPVATATVERCFSSMKIIKSNLCNRIGEEFLNACVICAVEREALVEVKDEDVMERFNNMPLRRGKI